The proteins below come from a single Molothrus ater isolate BHLD 08-10-18 breed brown headed cowbird chromosome 3, BPBGC_Mater_1.1, whole genome shotgun sequence genomic window:
- the ARHGEF33 gene encoding rho guanine nucleotide exchange factor 33, translating to MDTNKHEGGTESVPVSTPATQISQLQALASELKAGFTEAMQELSRIQHGEYALEEKVKSCRCAMEEKVAEMKNSLNTFKEELSDAKSMIEEISAKQEEMQQKIEQLQQEKRRESRKMKAKRAQKDDHGSQTVPTPLQGSPFRSINLPEPVLINEDFTSLLHNMTYEKVSDTRIMPMGEGGVKVIAGPGAAIETDDSLKPSLATEGQSKMHLPSTVWKQPKDTKDWGDEYISKEQPERGKDMGQSRYSSADNIICEPSLAAKRQNIALELLESERKYVINLSLILKIKATLQGPDVKRSTKERSFFPNSLRFLVQQHVDLLHALQERVLSWPRQGILGDIFLKLTNDENNFLDYYVAYLRDLPECISLIHVVILKEVEEEIKSDLYILFFHIVQRIPEYLIHLQNVLKFTEQEHPDYYLLLVCVQRLRVFISHYSLLFQCNEDLLIQKRKKLKKSSLVKLYKGLTSQCTSQEVSPTPSAASMRDSGIHTEEAIQSFPAAPSSGTTTPHLMPQMKKPQPTVMENIQAVKPPDWEMESRKHERPENILASSQLTEQELKALTAPLQSIPEMEYEAPPADAVGNTERAIRTSVELLQDARNFAPSYEEFDYPGEVFTMPGPYEDDTFQNLALFENCSPASSESSLDICFLRPVNFTSEPERTDHALQPLPKSCTPVSSSTYKREMFHSKGKQLSRSLKELPRSAEGVSTRLYSTRSSSGSRLQQKQDRNVQPHMISASSRSSQRSYFPPQRGAGEKPSFLEELHAEDNTRFCQKDDNEQTSFSDHNPRHEPKGGFRSSFRKLFKKK from the exons ATGGACACAAACAAACACGAAG GAGGGACTGAAAGTGTGCCTGTGAGTACCCCTGCAACACAGATTTCCCAG TTGCAGGCATTGGCCTCTGAGCTGAAGGCAGGTTTCACAGAAGCAATGCAGGAGCTGTCACGCATCCAGCATGGAGAGTATGCCCTGGAAGAGAAGGTCAAGAGCTGCCGCTGTGCCATGGAAGAGAAGGTGGCTGAGATGAAGAATTCCCTCAACACGTTCAAG GAGGAGCTCAGCGATGCAAAGTCAATGATTGAAGAAATCAGTGCCAAGCAGGAGGAAATGCAACAGAAAattgagcagctgcagcaagagaAGCGGCGGGAATCACGGAAAATGAAAGCTAA GAGAGCACAGAAGGATGACCATGGGTCACAGACAGTGCCAACACCTCTCCAGGGCAGCCCGTTTCGTTCCATCAACCTCCCAGAACCTGTGCTGATCAATGAAGATTTTACAAGTCTTTTACACAACATGACTTATGAAAAAG TGTCTGACACCAGGATCATGCCCATGGGAGAAGGAGGTGTGAAAGTCATAGCAGGCCCAG GAGCAGCCATAGAGACAGATGACAGCCTCAAGCCTTCCCTGGCAACAGAGGGACAGTCGAAAATGCATCTGCCATCAACAGTATGGAAGCAGCCCAAGGACACCAAGGACTGGGGAGATGAATACATTTCCAAAGAGCAaccagagagagggaaagataTGGGCCAAAGCAGATACAGCTCAGCAGACAACATAATATGTGAACCCTCTTTGGCTG CCAAAAGGCAGAACATCgccttggagctgctggagtcaGAAAGGAAGTATGTCATCAACCTTTCCCTCATCCTGAAGATCAAGGCCACACTGCAAGGGCCAGATGTGAAAAGAAGCACCAAAGAGAGAAG CTTTTTCCCCAACTCTTTGCGGTTCCTGGTGCAGCAGCACGTGGATTTACTGCACGCTCTCCAGGAGAGAGTCCTGAGCTGGCCACGACAAGGGATCCTAGGAGACATCTTCCTGAAGCTGACAAATGATGAG AATAATTTTCTGGACTACTACGTTGCTTACCTGAGGGACCTGCCAGAATGCATCTCTCTGATCCACGTGGTGATCCTGAAGGAG GTAGAAGAAGAAATCAAGTCTGATCTCTACATTCTGTTCTTTCATATAGTCCAGCGAATCCCTGAATACCTTATTCATCTACAG AATGTCCTGAAGTTCACGGAGCAAGAGCACCCTGACTATTACCTGCTGCTGGTGTGCGTGCAGCGCCTCCGCGTTTTCATCTCACACTACAGCCTCCTCTTCCAGTGCAATGAAGACCTGCTGatacagaagaggaaaaagctgaAGAA GTCATCCCTGGTGAAGCTGTACAAAGGTCTCACCTCCCAGTGCACAAGCCAGGAGGTTTCTCCAACACCCAGTGCAGCATCAATGCGGGACAGTGGGATCCACACTGAAGAGGCCATCCAGTCAttcccagcagcaccttcctccGGCACAACCACCCC gcATTTGATGCCGCAGATGAAGAAACCGCAGCCAACAGTGATGGAGAATATCCAGGCTGTAAAGCCCCCTGACTGGGAgatggaaagcagaaaacacGAGAGGCCAGAGAACATCCTTGCCTCCTCTCAGCTGACAGAGCAGGAACTCAAGGCCTTGACAGCCCCCTTGCAATCCATCCCTGAAATGGAGTATGAAGCGCCGCCGGCTGACGCAGTGGGGAACACCGAGAGAGCCATCAGAACCTccgtggagctgctgcaggatgccAGGAACTTTGCACCAAGCTACGAAGAGTTTGACTACCCTGGGGAGGTTTTCACCATGCCAGGCCCCTATGAAGATGACACCTTCCAAAACCTTGCTCTCTTTGAGAACTGCTCCCCGGCCTCTTCCGAGTCCAGCTTGGATATTTGCTTCCTTAGGCCTGTGAACTTCACCTCAGAACCGGAGAGGACAGACCATGCCTTGCAGCCACTGCCTAAGAGCTGCACTCCCGTGAGCAGCAGCACCTATAAGCGTGAGATGTTCCACAGCAAagggaagcagctgagcaggtCCCTGAAGGAGCTGCCGCGCAGCGCAGAGGGCGTGAGCACCAGACTCTACAGCACAcggagcagcagtgggagccgtctgcagcagaagcaggacAGGAATGTTCAGCCTCACATGATCTCAGCCTCATCCCGAAGCTCCCAAAGGAGCTACTTCCCCCCACAGAGAGGAGCGGGTGAAAAACCGAGCTTTTTGGAA